The following proteins are encoded in a genomic region of Bradyrhizobium sp. SK17:
- a CDS encoding L,D-transpeptidase produces MSSFKVTLGILAAGLMLSGCMQATTYEATNTAAFKPRDKELLAKTTYVKTPVAEPFRRAIVEYHRKEAPGSIVVDSDNHYLYYVLNDGKAIRYGITVGEEAMAWSGIAKVGSMTEWPAWHPTPGEISRLGVPTFVAPGPDNPMGSRAMYLYSGGKDTLFRIHGTNQPEYIGSSISSGCIRMTNEDVIDLYNRVKLGTIVVVLEPKHGDSPYKPQMALQGGSNVTY; encoded by the coding sequence ATGTCGTCGTTCAAAGTTACCCTTGGAATCCTGGCCGCGGGCCTGATGTTGTCGGGCTGCATGCAGGCCACGACCTATGAGGCAACCAACACTGCGGCCTTTAAGCCACGCGACAAGGAACTGCTGGCCAAGACCACCTACGTGAAGACGCCGGTCGCCGAACCGTTCCGCCGCGCCATCGTCGAATATCACCGCAAGGAAGCTCCCGGCTCCATCGTGGTCGATTCCGACAATCATTACCTCTACTACGTGCTGAACGACGGCAAGGCGATCCGCTACGGCATCACCGTCGGCGAGGAAGCCATGGCCTGGTCGGGCATTGCCAAGGTCGGCAGCATGACCGAATGGCCGGCCTGGCACCCGACGCCCGGTGAAATCTCGCGCCTGGGCGTTCCGACCTTCGTGGCCCCCGGCCCGGACAATCCGATGGGTTCGCGCGCGATGTATCTCTACTCGGGCGGCAAGGACACCCTGTTCCGTATCCACGGCACCAACCAGCCGGAATACATCGGCTCTTCGATCTCCTCCGGCTGCATCCGCATGACCAACGAGGACGTCATCGACCTCTACAACCGCGTCAAGCTCGGCACCATCGTCGTGGTGCTGGAGCCTAAGCATGGCGACTCTCCCTACAAGCCGCAGATGGCGCTCCAGGGCGGCTCGAACGTCACCTACTGA